In Pantanalinema sp., one genomic interval encodes:
- the tmk gene encoding dTMP kinase — MNKQKGLFIAVEGIDGMGKSTQLAQLEQFLAARGFDVKRTREPTDSVYGREIRRIAQEGRDGISPDEEVNLFLKDRELDVRENILPALEAGEVVLVDRYYYSNMAYQGALGIDPERIRALNAHFPKPDLVIMLDASPATGIGRIRGGRGETNNQGYEQEDFLAKVRAIFAAMPDDNIVRIDASRDLEAVTGEVRAHVLARLSPPPGGAGLGVGGSHRSESPARERES, encoded by the coding sequence ATGAACAAGCAAAAAGGTCTCTTCATCGCCGTCGAGGGCATCGACGGGATGGGCAAATCCACCCAGCTCGCCCAGCTCGAGCAGTTCCTCGCGGCCCGGGGCTTCGACGTCAAGCGGACCCGCGAGCCGACCGACAGCGTCTACGGCCGCGAGATCCGGCGCATCGCCCAGGAGGGCCGCGACGGCATCTCACCTGACGAGGAGGTGAATCTCTTCCTCAAGGACCGAGAGCTGGACGTGCGCGAGAACATCCTGCCCGCCCTCGAGGCCGGGGAGGTGGTCCTGGTGGATCGCTACTATTACTCGAACATGGCCTACCAGGGCGCGCTCGGGATCGACCCCGAGCGGATCCGCGCGCTCAATGCCCACTTCCCGAAGCCCGACCTGGTGATCATGCTCGACGCATCGCCCGCCACCGGCATCGGCCGCATCCGCGGCGGCCGCGGCGAGACGAACAACCAGGGCTACGAGCAGGAGGACTTCCTGGCGAAGGTACGGGCGATCTTCGCGGCCATGCCCGACGACAACATCGTGCGCATCGATGCGAGCCGGGACCTGGAGGCGGTCACGGGCGAGGTGCGCGCGCATGTCCTCGCCCGCCTCTCCCCGCCCCCCGGTGGGGCGGGGTTGGGGGTGGGGGGATCTCATCGCTCCGAGTCCCCCGCAAGAGAGCGCGAATCATGA
- a CDS encoding ABC transporter ATP-binding protein: MTGGGGFHGAWRIGAETERATLSWEHLLRIARYFKPYRGLVAVTLGVVAVSALLGLIPPLLLRTLIDDALPHGNLVLVNWLALGMILSPLAAGLLGVLETFLDEKISQGIMLDLRLSLFSRLQQQTMAYFTATRPGEITSRLNNDVNDLQDVFSDTVVAISNNLFIVLSTLVVVFTLNWRLSLLAIAILPLFILPARWVGRIRQGIVTRSQERKADLTSYVQDAMSINGFLMRRVFGNRARERDAYAGLSRSLRDIQIRRSLIWRWFTLTLGLFSALGPAIIYWYGAHLIVEGTLTVGTIVAFVAYLGRLYGPVSALANVHVEVMSALAVFERLFAVLDLVPSVQDRPGARAIASSEGRLAFEQVGFKYRPDRPLLEGVSFEAKPGELVALVGPSGAGKSTISYLIPRFYDPTEGRVLLDGTDLRDITLESLEAQIGVVTQEPFLFHTSIKDNLRYAKPDATDEELVEACRSANIHEMIARLPEGYDTLVGERGYRLSGGEKQRLALARVILKSPRLLILDEATSALDSHSEALIQAALTPLMQGRTTVAIAHRLSTILHADQILVIDQGRVVERGRHAELLAKGGLYAKLYREQFLEKQGGKS; the protein is encoded by the coding sequence GTGACAGGAGGAGGCGGGTTCCACGGGGCCTGGCGGATCGGGGCCGAAACCGAGCGGGCGACACTTTCCTGGGAGCACCTGCTTCGGATCGCGCGCTACTTCAAGCCCTACCGGGGCCTCGTGGCGGTCACCCTCGGGGTGGTGGCCGTCTCGGCGCTGCTGGGTTTGATCCCCCCGCTCCTGCTGCGCACCCTGATCGACGACGCCCTGCCGCACGGTAACCTGGTCCTGGTCAACTGGCTCGCGCTCGGGATGATCCTTTCGCCTTTGGCCGCGGGCCTCTTGGGGGTGCTCGAGACCTTCCTCGACGAGAAGATCAGCCAGGGCATCATGCTCGATCTGCGGCTTTCCCTGTTCTCGCGCCTGCAGCAGCAGACCATGGCCTACTTCACGGCGACGCGCCCGGGCGAGATCACCAGCCGCCTCAACAACGACGTCAACGACCTGCAGGATGTCTTCTCCGACACGGTCGTGGCCATCTCCAACAACCTGTTCATCGTCCTGTCGACCCTGGTGGTGGTGTTCACCCTTAACTGGCGCCTTTCCCTGCTTGCGATCGCCATCCTGCCCCTCTTCATCCTGCCGGCGCGCTGGGTGGGCCGCATCCGCCAGGGGATCGTCACCCGCTCGCAGGAGAGGAAGGCCGACCTCACCTCCTACGTGCAGGACGCCATGAGCATCAACGGCTTCTTGATGCGGCGGGTGTTCGGGAACCGCGCGCGCGAGCGCGACGCCTACGCCGGCCTCAGCCGGAGCCTGCGCGACATCCAGATCAGGCGATCGCTCATCTGGCGCTGGTTCACCCTGACGCTCGGCCTCTTCTCGGCCCTGGGCCCCGCCATCATCTACTGGTACGGCGCGCACCTGATCGTGGAGGGGACGCTGACGGTGGGGACCATCGTGGCGTTCGTCGCCTACCTGGGCCGGCTCTACGGTCCGGTCTCGGCGCTCGCGAACGTGCACGTCGAGGTCATGTCGGCGCTGGCTGTCTTCGAGCGCCTGTTCGCGGTCCTGGACCTGGTGCCGAGCGTCCAGGACCGGCCGGGCGCCAGGGCGATCGCTTCGAGCGAGGGGCGCCTCGCCTTCGAGCAAGTGGGCTTCAAGTACCGGCCGGATCGGCCCCTGCTCGAGGGCGTCTCGTTCGAGGCGAAGCCAGGCGAGCTGGTGGCGCTGGTGGGGCCCTCGGGGGCGGGAAAGTCCACGATCAGCTACTTGATCCCGCGCTTCTACGACCCGACCGAGGGGCGGGTGCTGCTGGACGGCACGGACCTGCGGGACATCACCCTCGAGAGCCTGGAGGCCCAGATCGGGGTGGTGACCCAGGAGCCCTTCCTCTTCCATACCAGCATCAAGGACAACCTGCGCTACGCCAAGCCCGACGCCACCGACGAGGAGCTGGTCGAGGCCTGCCGCTCGGCCAACATCCACGAGATGATAGCGCGCCTCCCCGAGGGCTACGACACGCTGGTGGGCGAGCGGGGCTATCGCCTGTCGGGCGGCGAGAAGCAGCGCCTGGCCCTCGCGCGGGTGATCCTCAAGTCGCCGCGCTTGCTGATCCTGGACGAGGCCACCTCGGCCCTCGACTCCCACTCGGAGGCCCTGATCCAGGCCGCGCTCACCCCCCTGATGCAGGGGCGCACGACGGTCGCGATCGCGCACCGCCTCTCGACCATCCTGCACGCGGACCAGATCCTGGTGATCGATCAGGGCCGGGTCGTCGAGCGGGGAAGGCACGCGGAGCTGCTCGCGAAGGGCGGGCTTTACGCCAAGCTCTACCGCGAGCAGTTCCTGGAGAAACAAGGCGGCAAGTCGTAG